One genomic region from Gossypium hirsutum isolate 1008001.06 chromosome D13, Gossypium_hirsutum_v2.1, whole genome shotgun sequence encodes:
- the LOC107918406 gene encoding uncharacterized protein — protein sequence MRKRTLYVWGVAILCFVVLMIVTPAIPQSQEYHNFADQREFFGIPNTLNVISNFPFLVIGVIGLVLCFYKNYFKFSLQGELWGWTCFFIGVAAVGVGSSYYHLDPNDARLVWDRLPMTIAFTSIMAIFIIERIDEQKGTISIIPLLLAGVVSILYWRFFDDLRPYAVVQFVPCIVIPLMAILLPPMYTHSTYWLWAAAFYLLAKVEEAEDKVIYKWTHHIVSGHTLKHLCAAMVPVFLTLMLAKRTTETNRISLLKTWKVSWTKVNENGTRVESREYVYTSVQSEDSH from the exons ATGAGGAAACGCACCCTTTACGTATGGGGAGTCGCCATTCTCTGTTTCGTAGTGTTGATGATCGTCACTCCCGCTATCCCTCAGTCTCAAGAGTACCACAATTTCGCTGATCAACGCGAATTCTTCG GTATACCCAATACGTTAAATGTCATTTCGAATTTTCCCTTCTTAGTTATTGGTGTTATAGGTCTTGTACTGTGTTTTTATAAGAATTATTTCAAGTTCAG TTTGCAAGGTGAACTATGGGGTTGGACTTGTTTTTTCATTGGTGTGGCTGCTGTTGGGGTTGGTTCCTCGTACTATCATCTTGACCCAAATGATGCCCGGCTTGTGTGGGATAGATTGCCG ATGACAATTGCATTCACATCAATCATGGCAATATTTATCATTGAAAGAATTGATGAGCAGAAAGGAACAATTTCCATCATACCGCTGCTGCTGGCTGGCGTAGTCAGTATTTTGTACTGGAG GTTTTTTGATGACCTCCGACCCTATGCCGTTGTTCAGTTTGTTCCTTGCATTGTCATCCCCCTCATGGCGATCTTGTTGCCTCCGATGTACACACATTCTACATATTGGCTTTGGGCAGCAG CATTCTATCTTTTAGCTAAGGTTGAAGAAGCAGAGGATAAAGTAATATACAAATGGACCCATCATATTGTGAGTGGACACACCCTTAAGCACTTGTGTGCTGCCATGGTTCCGGTGTTTTTGACACTTATGCTGGCAAAGAGGACGACTGAAACAAACAG GATAAGCCTACTGAAGACATGGAAGGTTTCATGGACAAAGGTGAATGAAAATGGTACCAGGGTGGAAAGTAGGGAGTATGTTTACACCAGTGTTCAATCTGAGGATTCACATTGA
- the LOC107919056 gene encoding uncharacterized protein has translation MSSLHLENLFSIPEATDEYLWPLTQDNKDDGKNFSASIQTDGHQCSSSSSQAVMDNVNGNKLDPVLALDQGIPALLSDYTIEDNARTGDQLGTTSKFILESVDHNIVGESMQSILDYPIDVSLSAPLEDLDDIDLVPHESSSRQLPSTYQETRDAHINAKRISSKTRGRNHRFKQGLNMEDYGEGTTMKKQEHNAKERIRRIKLHAAYLALGALLPSDSTGSKKRKSTALIIDRAVEYIPELEKEIEKLTLRKNDMLSAIKNKKSCAVLNHFQLRQPSVSVHEIKQGEFIVQICTQEYPDCSFLNLLHNVEEEEEGICIISASTHRVSDHGHCYHLHIQMHERLDGENHIASLREKVISWLC, from the exons ATGTCTTCTCTACATCTAGAAAATTTGTTCTCAATTCCTGAAGCCACAGATGAATATTTATGGCCACTGACACAAGATAACAAAGATGATGGTAAGAATTTCTCAGCTTCCATTCAAACAGATGGTCATCAATGCTCATCATCATCGTCCCAAGCTGTCATGGATAATGTAAATGGGAATAAACTGGATCCCGTTTTGGCTCTTGATCAAGGAATTCCTGCACTACTATCAGATTACACCATTGAAGATAATGCGAGAACTGGTGATCAGCTTGGTACAACAAGCAAGTTCATTTTAGAATCAGTTGATCACAACATCGTGGGAGAATCAATGCAAAGCATACTTGATTACCCCATTGATGTCAGTTTGTCGGCACCTCTTGAAGATTTGGACGACATAGATTTGGTTCCGCATGAAAGTAGCAGCCGACAGCTTCCTAGTACGTATCAAGAAACTAGGGATGCTCATATCAATGCCAAACGAATCAGTTCCAAGACTAGGGGAAGAAATCATAGGTTTAAGCAAGGGTTAAACATGGAGGATTACGGAGAAGGAACAACAATGAAGAAGCAGGAACATAACGCCAAGGAGAGGATTCGAAGGATAAAACTGCATGCAGCTTACTTGGCACTTGGAGCTTTGCTTCCCTCAGATTCCACCGGATCAAAG AAGAGAAAGAGTACGGCGCTTATAATTGACAGAGCAGTTGAATACATACCAGAGCTGGAGAAAGAAATAGAGAAGCTAACTCTGAGGAAGAATGATATGTTGTCAGCTATTAAAAACAAGAAATCTTGTGCTGTGCTCAATCACTTTCAGCTCCGACAACCATCGGTTTCGGTGCATGAAATCAAACAAGGTGAATTTATAGTACAAATATGCACCCAAGAATAtccagattgttctttcttaaaCCTACTGCACAatgtagaagaagaagaagaaggtatCTGCATTATAAGTGCTTCAACGCACCGAGTTTCGGATCATGGACATTGCTACCATTTACATATACAG ATGCATGAGAGGTTAGATGGAGAAAATCATATTGCAAGTTTAAGAGAAAAGGTAATTTCATGGTTATGCTAA